A single Aspergillus chevalieri M1 DNA, chromosome 3, nearly complete sequence DNA region contains:
- a CDS encoding MICOS complex subunit Mic12 family protein (COG:S;~EggNog:ENOG410PPZZ;~InterPro:IPR031463;~PFAM:PF17050;~SECRETED:SignalP(1-19);~go_component: GO:0044284 - mitochondrial crista junction [Evidence IEA];~go_component: GO:0061617 - MICOS complex [Evidence IEA];~go_process: GO:0042407 - cristae formation [Evidence IEA]): MGFFTGFFAGFALTTSVLYITIQTHQTNRINQRNTIREQVQTLNWTSSPVGAYDRRFIPQDQDPRRSTEYGTYRREPPTTKDMLKHRWNKEVETLVRKAHESRWEDARETVAEGWNAAMKYVKRE; this comes from the exons ATGGGATTCTTCACTGGCTTC TTTGCTGGATTCGCCTTAACAACCTCAGTCCTCTACATCACAATACAAACCCACCAGACTAACCGCATCAACCAACGCAACACCATCCGCGAACAAGTCCAAACCCTCAACTGGACCTCGTCCCCCGTAGGCGCATACGACCGCCGATTCATtcctcaagatcaagatcCCAGACGCAGTACGGAATATGGGACGTACAGGCGGGAGCCGCCAACTACGAAGGATATGTTGAAACATCGTTGGAATAAGGAGGTGGAGACGCTGGTACGAAAGGCGCATGAGAGCCGGTGGGAGGATGCGCGGGAGACTGTTGCGGAGGGGTGGAATGCTGCGATGAAGTACGTGAAGAGAGAGTAA
- a CDS encoding mitochondrial 54S ribosomal protein bL17m (BUSCO:EOG09264MZ1;~COG:J;~EggNog:ENOG410PNH8;~InterPro:IPR036373,IPR000456;~PFAM:PF01196;~go_component: GO:0005840 - ribosome [Evidence IEA];~go_function: GO:0003735 - structural constituent of ribosome [Evidence IEA];~go_process: GO:0006412 - translation [Evidence IEA]): MAGSANKYRHLSRDSAHRQALLRNLVTSLFKHESITTTWPKAKEAQRLAEKLITLGKKNTETSRRTALSTFYTPHDILPKLFGPLRERYAQRPGGYTRVLRVEPKKDDQAPSAILELVDGPKDMRFHLTARTVARQRAQGLDTLGEITTMNVRKVTQFRKDGVEDLESAIKRLELQDGKTQPAASKAEEVLETKRR; the protein is encoded by the exons ATGGCCGGAAGCGCGAACAAATACCGTCATCTCAGCCGTGACTCTGCCCATCGTCAAGCATTGCTTCGGAATCTGGTTACATCCCTCTTCAAGCACGAGTCGATCACAACAACATGGCCAAAGGCCAAGGAGGCTCAACGATTGGCAGAGAAATTGATTACCCTGGGCAAGAAGAACACCGAGACTAGCAGGAGAACAGCCCTGTCAACTTTTTAC ACCCCGCATGATATCCTCCCCAAACTCTTCGGCCCCCTCCGTGAACGCTATGCGCAACGTCCAGGTGGTTATACACGAGTATTGCGGGTCGAACCCAAGAAGGATGATCAAGCCCCCAGCGCCATTCTCGAGCTAGTCGACGGACCGAAGGACATGCGATTCCACCTTACTGCTCGGACCGTTGCGCGTCAACGCGCACAGGGCTTGGATACCCTTGGTGAAATCACGACAATGAACGTTAGGAAGGTGACCCAGTTCCGAaaggatggtgttgaggattTAGAGAGCGCGATCAAGCGGTTAGAACTTCAGGATGGGAAGACGCAGCCGGCAGCGTCAAAAGCGGAGGAGGTTCTTGAGACGAAGAGACGGTAA
- a CDS encoding putative R3H domain protein (COG:S;~EggNog:ENOG410PIFF;~InterPro:IPR024771,IPR036867,IPR001374;~PFAM:PF12752,PF01424;~go_function: GO:0003676 - nucleic acid binding [Evidence IEA]), whose product MASESPATGEHRLSFAKIVAMPAPSKPIASVAIDEKDGLQHVETSLPPDTQGSKDSIPSQNSSINSQRNESKSADRDVDALSQAVQDARLMDKNSRQYSEASGDTHENGVLKRETSFEDDRTHLSSSSTKPTSFDSKSMVSVATFAMDEKDSLRPDDSASVQAIDEEESVSGVASGAPNSLTGSESGARGFRDASIHKPRVILPHAGSAYNESIQRSNGAINPDSVSNNYILPNPGSTLHGFPQDPDEKLLEAMKSPKDRLLILQLEDKVRNFIQHSKEQSLELPPSNAFGRLLAHKLGDYYHLTHFVDNNVTSVRLHRTPFCRLPAPLSALEPANNTPPPPVPAMKIMRRTDGERPSTEGSTAASSIPASEAGDSGNERGGSSAGTSAKDRLTLTREEREAKYQEVRERIFRDFPDSKSSDNSNGDQNANMSRSSSTSGRKKAQRQKTPHDDSFEARSQFNAYYPGMHYAQGPVPYNAAMNDPSYPSQPPYVVGPGVAPPGMGYAPSGQNGAMYSGPMHMNSIPQYPMPASPQMSSNVPWQGGNVPQQSPFSGYASMHSPAMMNQQPSAKSSPALNNYAVPNSMPYQHGPPNWSSPAYHGNFPQPTYRNQPPVHWPNYPSQPMASNPTSYPYAQYPGQPLNVGMGMQNPHPASFARSPFNPQTRSFVPGGSGPMPRHPGKCNQPGMPHYPAMHPGLQPQWNGFSDTSKLAEGRNASRGVSLNSRDSIAKWGTPSHLPPKPPPSEVPSGFDLKPRNISISSDSHTGNASSSSKNGPLVVSGGTSVPSKPN is encoded by the exons ATGGCATCCGAAAGTCCCGCTACAGGCGAACATCGTCTTTCATTTGCAAAG ATTGTTGCTATGCCCGCACCATCGAAACCGATTGCTTCCGTTGCGATTGATGAAAAGGACGGTTTACAGCATGTCGAAACATCTCTACCCCCTGATACGCAAGGCTCCAAAGACAGTATACCGAGTCAGAACAGTTCAATCAACTCCCAACGTAATGAATCTAAGTCTGCCGACAGAGATGTTGATGCACTCAGCCAAGCCGTGCAAGATGCCCGTCTGATGGATAAAAACTCTCGGCAGTATTCCGAAGCCTCTGGTGATACCCACGAAAACGGGGTCCTCAAACGAGAAACTTCTTTTGAAGATGATCGGACCCATCTTTCGAGCTCTTCAACGAAACCCACTAGCTTTGATTCGAAAAGTATGGTTTCCGTGGCTACATTCGCAATGGACGAGAAAGATTCTTTGCGGCCAGATGATAGTGCTAGTGTACAGGCCATCGACGAAGAGGAATCTGTTTCTGGAGTTGCATCAGGTGCGCCTAATTCTCTGACTGGCTCGGAATCTGGTGCTCGTGGATTCAGGGATGCTAGTATCCACAAGCCAAGGGTGATTCTCCCACATGCTGGATCTGCATACAATGAAAGCATCCAAAGATCCAACGGTGCAATTAACCCAGACTCTGTTTCCAATAACTACATCCTTCCCAATCCGGGGTCAACATTGCATGGGTTCCCTCAGGACCCAGACGAGAAGCTTTTAGAGGCAATGAAGTCTCCAAAAGATCGTCTTTTAATCCTTCAGTTAGAGGACAAAGTCCGAAACTTCATCCAACATTCTAA GGAGCAATCCTTGGAATTGCCACCATCAAATGCTTTTGGGCGGCTTCTCGCGCATAAGCTGGGTGACTACTATCATTTGACCCATTTTGTGGATAACAATGTCACATCGGTTCGGCTTCATAGAACACCATTTTGTCGGCT GCCGGCACCTCTGTCTGCTTTGGAACCTGCCAACAACACGCCTCCTCCTCCAGTACCAGCCATGAAAATCATGCGTCGGACAGATGGAGAAAGGCCTTCTACTGAGGGCAGCACAGCAGCGAGTTCCATTCCTGCATCGGAGGCTGGCGACAGTGGAAATGAACGTGGTGGTTCCTCTGCTGGGACATCTGCCAAGGACAGATTAACATTAACTAGAGAAGAACGAGAGGCTAAGTATCAGGAGGTTAGAGAGCGTATTTTCCGTGACTTCCCTGACTCGAAATCGTCGGACAATTCCAATGGCGATCAAAATGCCAATATGTCTCGTTCAAGTTCGACAAGTGGGCGCAAGAAGGCACAGAGACAGAAGACTCCTCATGATGACAGTTTCGAGGCCAGGTCGCAGTTCAATGCTTATTACCCAGGAATGCATTATGCGCAGGGGCCGGTTCCGTACAATGCTGCTATGAACGATCCCTCATATCCAAGTCAACCACCATATGTGGTAGGACCTGGTGTGGCGCCTCCCGGTATGGGTTACGCGCCCAGTGGTCAAAATGGTGCCATGTACTCGGGACCCATGCATATGAATTCGATACCTCAATACCCTATGCCGGCTTCCCCACAGATGTCGTCGAATGTCCCTTGGCAGGGTGGGAATGTACCTCAGCAGTCCCCTTTCTCTGGATATGCATCCATGCACTCGCCGGCGATGATGAACCAGCAGCCATCTGCAAAGTCGTCACCAGCGTTAAACAACTACGCTGTTCCGAATTCCATGCCATATCAACATGGGCCTCCTAATTGGTCTTCTCCCGCATATCATGGGAACTTCCCACAACCGACATACCGGAACCAACCCCCTGTTCATTGGCCGAATTACCCATCGCAGCCTATGGCGTCTAACCCGACATCATATCCGTATGCCCAATATCCAGGACAGCCGTTGAATGTGGGCATGGGAATGCAGAATCCACATCCCGCTTCTTTTGCTAGATCTCCGTTTAATCCCCAAACACGTTCCTTCGTGCCAGGTGGTAGTGGCCCAATGCCACGACATCCGGGCAAGTGCAATCAACCTGGCATGCCCCACTATCCAGCAATGCATCCTGGTTTGCAGCCACAGTGGAACGGATTCTCGGACACTAGTAAGCTTGCGGAGGGACGTAACGCATCTCGTGGAGTCTCTTTGAACAGCAGAGACTCCATTGCGAAATGGGGCACACCATCCCATCTCCCTCCAAAACCGCCACCTTCAGAAGTCCCTTCTGGGTTTGACTTGAAGCCCCGGAATATCTCAATCTCGAGTGACTCTCACACTGGGAATGCGTCTTCCAGTTCCAAGAACGGGCCACTTGTTGTCTCAGGTGGAACAAGTGTTCCATCGAAGCCTAACTAA
- a CDS encoding zinc finger CCHC-type containing 10 (COG:S;~EggNog:ENOG410PSX1;~InterPro:IPR039715;~PFAM:PF13917), with protein sequence MNNRYRNAPGLRGPTKASASTLCQKCLKRGHYSYECTVSTQERPYLARPSRTQQLQNPKLRPKLSSDTPNDLLRTEGLADKLLAKREEERGRKQDNDVSGWAESQDQSSRRPRSESAHSMNSVSTISTNRSPSRSPRHGGDGRAGSRHSRTRKRGYSDSSSGRSVSPYSSGERDRSRSHEWARDRNTRRRRRESSPTERGRSANLSRDSRQKYRSRSRSRDRDQIARGRRSLTPHRRRRSRGAAPPEPSQSRSEHASGRRPRHEPGHSAPQSSRDRSLSPFSKRLALTQAMNMGR encoded by the exons ATGAATAATCGATATCGAAATGCTCCCGGCCTTAGAGGCCCTACAAAGGCATCAGCGAGCACTCTGTGCCAGAAATGCTTGAAACGAG GACATTACAGCTACGAATGTACAGTGTCGACCCAAGAACGACCATATTTGGCTCGACCATCGCGCACGCAGCAACTGCAAAATCCGAAGCTAAGGCCAAAGCTCTCCTCAGACACTCCCAATGACCTTTTACGGAC AGAAGGTCTGGCGGACAAGCTATTAGCGAAACGAGAAGAGGAGCGCGGTAGAAAACAAGACAACGATGTGTCCGGCTGGGCTGAGAGTCAGGATCAGTCATCGAGGCGACCACGATCGGAATCCGCGCATTCTATGAATTCCGTATCAACGATATCTACCAATCGATCGCCATCGCGTTCACCTCGGCATGGCGGCGATGGCAGGGCAGGGTCGCGGCATTCAAGGACAAGGAAAAGGGGATACAGCGATTCTTCATCTGGACGTTCTGTTTCGCCTTATTCATCTGGTGAGAGGGATCGTTCGCGATCCCACGAGTGGGCACGCGACCGAAACACACGACGGAGGCGACGGGAATCCAGTCCGACTGAGCGTGGACGGTCCGCGAATTTGTCCCGTGATAGTCGCCAGAAATACAGATCTCGAAGTCGGAGTAGAGATCGTGATCAGATCGCAAGGGGCCGGCGTTCTTTGACTCCACATCGCAGAAGACGTTCCAGGGGCGCGGCTCCGCCCGAGCCCTCACAAAGTCGTTCTGAGCATGCTTCTGGCAGACGACCTAGGCATGAGCCTGGCCATTCTGCGCCGCAGTCTTCAAGAGACCGCAGTCTAAGTCCCTTTAGCAAGCGCCTGGCATTGACACAGGCCATGAACATGGGTAGGTAG
- a CDS encoding CCDC12/cwf18 family protein (COG:S;~EggNog:ENOG410PQDR;~InterPro:IPR013169;~PFAM:PF08315): MSSNHASLDAAATERKARLAKLAALKRKQPEPETLTEARAGDDEMTDAAPDVTTTFLSGRNYDPEARGPKLGFERAPTDGQTTLEQQAAEIAKATAEQAKKDEEADQPIDLFQLQPKKPNWDLKRDLDEKMKILNVRTDNAIAKLVRQRIENAQHAAKERGPKGESGEEVGIEGEMLVEGIHMREREEEDDDE, encoded by the coding sequence ATGTCTTCAAATCACGCCTCCCTGGACGCGGCGGCCACAGAGCGCAAAGCACGTCTGGCAAAGCTCGCAGCATTGAAACGAAAGCAACCGGAACCAGAAACCTTGACAGAAGCTCGTGCCGGCGATGATGAGATGACAGACGCAGCCCCTGATGTTACGACGACATTCCTCTCCGGACGAAACTACGATCCAGAAGCACGCGGGCCCAAGCTGGGATTTGAACGTGCCCCGACAGATGGGCAAACCACCTTGGAACAGCAAGCTGCTGAAATTGCCAAGGCCACCGCGGAGCAAGCGAAGAAGGACGAGGAGGCAGACCAACCGATAGATCTTTTCCAACTGCAACCGAAAAAGCCTAATTGGGATTTGAAGCGCGACTtggatgagaagatgaagattcTTAATGTGCGGACGGACAACGCCATCGCAAAACTTGTACGGCAGCGCATCGAAAATGCACAACATGCAGCCAAGGAGAGAGGTCCGAAAGGGGAATCGGGAGAGGAAGTTGGTATCGAGGGAGAAATGTTGGTTGAAGGAATTCATATGCgtgaaagggaagaagaggacgacgatgaatAA